From the Phycisphaerae bacterium genome, the window TACTTCTCGGGCTCGGACGTGAACTTGTCGATGCAAGGTGGACAGCAAAAGTAGATTCGGACCCCGTGGAAATCCGTGTAGACTTTCGGGTCGATCTCACCCCCCATCACCGGACAAAGCGTTTGCTTTTCTGTATCCCGCGAATCGGCGTCGCGAATCTGTTTCTGGATCGACTCCGGCAGCTTGGGAATGTACTTCTCGGGTTCCGCTCGGAACTTCTCATCACAACCCCAACAGCAGAAGTAGATCTTGGCACCCTTGTAATCGATAAATACTGTCGGATCGATTTCGCCTCCCATGACCGGGCAGTGCGTCTGGACGATTGCGCTCTGTCCAGCAGAGGATTGACCGACGGGAGCGGATTCGCCACGCGCCTTCATGGGATCGGAATCGTCGACTGCAAATCCGCGGACCGTGAACAAACTCGGCTTACCAGCTAGCTGCATCTGGCTGTCGATGGCGAAATTTCCGCGGGTGACAACCGGCTCGCCGCTACGAAGACCGGAGAAAATCGGGTAATACCCCTCGCCGTCCTCTGCCTGCGCGAGCGGACCGAGGGTGACCTCGACGCCGCGGTACGTGGCGGGAGCCGTTTCGACGTAGACGAGCGCACGCTCGCCGGTCTGCATGACTGCATCGCGCGGGGCGCTGAGCACGGGGAATGGACTGGTGGGCTTCGAGTACTGGGGCAGCTCGCCGACAGGAACCATCGTCATCTGGCAAAGCGGACAAGGGCCGGGTTCGTCCGCCGTTTCCCATGGATGCATCGGGCAGGCATACGCGCCCCTCGGCGCCGGAATGGTCCCTTCTCCATCGGGGCCCAATGCCGCTTCGATCTCCGCCGTGACCCACATCCCGGGCTTGAGACGCAAATCCGGATTGTCGACATGAATGCGCACGTCCACCGTTCTGGTCTTGGGATCGACGGAAGGATCGACGAAGAAGATTTCTCCCGTGAACGTCTCGCCGGGCAGTGAGCGCGTGGTCACACGCACTTGCTGAAACGGCTTGACCCAGGGCAGGTCTGGTTCGTAAAGGTCGACGAGCAGCCAGAGATTGCGCAGATCCGCAATGGTATAGAGCGGATCGCCCGTCTTGACGTACATGCCCTCCATGGCCTGTTTGGCGAGAACGGTCCCGCCCAGGGGAGCGTAGATGACCAGATGCATCAAGGGTTGCCCCGATCGCTCAATGGCTGCGATCTGATCGTCCGTGATGCCGAGCAATTCGAGTTTCCGCCGAGCGGCATCGAGGAGCTGGTCTCCGTTGCGGCGCGTCAGCGTACCGGAAGCACCTGCTTGGGGCCGGGTGGCGCGCAGGGCCTGGAGGTACTCCTCCTGCGAGGAGAGCAACTCCGGGCTGTAAATCTCAACGAGATGATCCCCTTTGGTCACGTGCATGCCGGTGAAGTCGGCGAAGAGCCTGTCGATCCGTCCGCCAACCCAGGCACTGACCATTTTGTATCTTGTCTCGTCATATGCGATCCGGCCCACGGTGCGAATGCGCCTGAATAGGAGTCTCTCTCGAACGGGTTCGGTTTCGACCTCGGCAAGTCGGCGGGCGCGGTCGCTCAGCTTGATCTCGAACGAGCCTGTACCGTTGCCGCCGGTGTCGATGCGCTCGCGCTTCATGCCGCAGACTGGGCAGCGGCTGTTCGGATCGGAACTACCCTGATCGCCGCATTCCGGCATTGTGCATCGGTACCATGCCTGGTCGGGGCTAGTTTCCTCCGCGTTTTCACTGTGTTCATGACCCCCGGTTTGCATGAGGCTCGACGATGACGCGGGTTGGAGGCCGATTTCCTCGTTCCCCTCGTATTGGGGAACGAGCTCCATGCCACAGATGGGACACTTGCCCGCGTGGGACTCTCGTACTTGCGGATGCATCGAACATGTCCAGTACTCGACTTCCCGCTCTTCGAGGGACTTTGTCGTCGACGTTGTTCCTTGAGATGGCAGCCGCTCGGCTGCGCCGGACAGTCGCCAGGTCGCCCAAACGGCGAAGAGTCCGCAGGCGAAGAGAACAAGGGACCATCGCATGAGAATGGAGCGGAGCTCCTGTGTTGTTGGAGTTGCTCTTTCGGTCATCGGCTATTCTCCGGTCGACGCGTCCGCGTCGCTGTCAGGTATCAGTTGCACGCCTGCCTCGCGCTGCAGCTCTGCAAAGGCCGTCTCGAGGTTGGCTGTCTCTCGGTGCCGCATCAGTTCGAACTCGAGCCAGCGTCGCCATGCGTCGATCAGCGTAACGAAGTCAGCATTGCCCGACTGATAGCCAATGAGCGTAACCTCGTAGGCCTGACGCGCTTCAGGGATCAGTTCGGCATTCAGAACCTCGAGCGAGTGACGAGAGGCCTGGATGCGCGACCAGGCGTCAAACACGCGAAACGCGGTTTTGTTCCGGGCGTCGGCCAACTCGCTCTCCGAGGAAGCCAGCCGTTCACGGGCTTCATGTATCGCTCCCTGAACTCGGCCGGACCAGATTGGGAGATTGACTTGAAACGTCAGGGCCCAGTTGTCGTCGCCAACCTCGCTCTTGCGGTTGATCGGGGGGCGTTGACCGGTCGTGATATTGAGCGGCGGAATATACGCGTCCCTGCCTTCTAGATAGTTCCATTCAAAACCCAGGGAGATATCAGGCCAGTATCCCAATCGGGCGAGTTCCAATTGCTCCTGGTTCTGATCAATGCGCCGTTGAAGCATCGCCAGCGAGGGATTGTGATCGGTGGCCAGCGCCATCACGCGATCCACATCGCCGGCGATGTCGCGAGCCGGAGTAGCTGTAGTCTGGCGTACATCGCTCTGTGCTGGCTGAGCCCGCAGTTGATTCAGTGAAGCCGCGGCGGCATTCCTCTGTTTGCCAAGACGAAACTCGTCGTCGCGAAGCTTGCCGAGTTCCGTATCGACGCGAAGCAGGTCCTGTTGCGGAACCCCGCCAACTTTGTACCGCGTCTCGACGACACTCCGCAGATCCTCGATCAGTTGCCGGTTCTCGCGAGTAATCTCGAGGAAGCGATCGATGCGATAAACCTGCCAGAAGGCAGTCTCGACATCCGCGACAAGTTGCTGGCGGCGCATGTTGAGTTGCTCGAGCGCGACGCGAGCTTCCGCGGCGGCGACATTACCCGCTCGCTCAAGCCTGGCCAGGAGGGGGATGGTCTGGTTAACACCCAGTGTGAAGTACATATCCCCTGCGGCCGTCTGGATTGGCTCTGGCCGGACAGCCGCGCGAATCGTGGGGTCTGGAAGCGAAGTGACCTGCGGAATCCTTCGAAGCTTCGCCTGGGTATCGGATATGGCCGCCTGGATACCCGGGTTGTTCCTCAAAGCCTGTTGGACATATTGGTCAATTGGTCGAGCCGGTTCCGCCGAGAAGACTTCCTTGGATTCGCCGAGCTCTGGGGGCGATTGCTGATGGGCAGGTCGCATTTCCCCCCACGCCGCCCGGGGTCGTTGCCAATCGTGGAGAGCGCGAGTCACTTCGCTTTGCGTCTTGTTGAATGTGGCGCATCCGGTGACGAGGACGCCGGCCGGGAGAAAAATGCGCACGAGACAAGCGCGATGGACAAACCTATTCATGGAATCACCTCTCCTGCTCGGGAGAATTGCCCGCCAAGTCCAAGTGGCCCTCAGCTCGGGGTGGTCGCGGTCCTGATCCAGGTATGCGCGCAGCGAAACACTCCTGCGCGATGAGCAGGAAAGATCAGATGATCAAGATGATGCCGGAGAGCGGCGCGAGTGCCGGCGGAGGCCCGTGGGCAAGATGCCCGCTGAACTGACGCGTCAGTCTCGGGCCAAGCTCACTTTCAGTCGCGACCGCAAGATAACCTGTGTGGACCAGACGATATGCAAAAGGCACCGTCGGAATCGGCGGCGCGAAATGGATGTCCGTGCAGGCACAATGGCGCGGCGAATCGGGCGCCTTCTGCTCAGGCTCACGCTCGGCGGGCTTCTGGCACCCACACCGACATTTCCCGGCGGCACAACAGCAGCACCGTTCGGCTGAGGGCTCGGCCGCTGCCCGAGCGGAGGCGCCGGGAGACGGAAGCGGCGAAAGTACAATCGCCAGAATGAGCATAAACCGATTCATCACAAATGGTTGTACACTGCGCCGCCCCGGAAAGCAAACTCCGCAGTACCGGCCCCTCGATTCCGACCTCGATGCGGTTTTCCGCCGAAGCCGTTTCTTCGTATTGGGGCTCCCGGAATATATCCTTCGGCCCCCTTTCGGACCGGACCCCTGAATTAGGCAGGGATCCTGACGTTGGGGTCGACCTCGCGTTGCGCCGAATTCACTTTCAATCCAGAAAAGATTCACGATCCTGTGCGATCCACTGCAACAGGCCATGTGGGAAATCCACTCACACTTTGTTTTTGCGATGCAGGAGCGATCAACATGCAACCTATTGATATCGATAAACTAATGGAACTTCGAAAGCAGAAGACCGACTTGGCGGTTATCAACGTGCTGCCCAGCGAACGATTCCGCCGACGCCATATTCCCAATTCTCAGAAGATTCCACTGGGCGCGTCGGATTTTGCTGAACAGGTGGAGAAAGCTGCCGGCGGGCGCGACAGGCCTGTGGTCGTATATTGCGCTAGCGAGGATTGCGATGCGTCGCCGAAGGCCGCCGCCAACCTCGAGAGCGCCGGCTTCACGGACGTGTACGACTTCACCGGCGGGATGGAGGCGTGGCAGGAAGCCGGCAGGCCCGTTCAGGCCGGGTGGAGCCCCGAAGACTGACCTGCCCCATCCGAACCCTTGCACGGTTGTCGGTGGGCGGGCATGGGCCGCTCGTGTCTGGGAGCCAACGATTGGTGTGGGTCTCATTCCAGCAGTTCAATCGACTGAGGGTCGGCCTCCGCCTGCCCACGGCAACAAGAGCGCGGTTGTTGCGGGCGCTCCGGCTCGCCCCGCGTTGACGCACTCCGGAGCGAACGGAGCCCCGCGGGATGATCGCCGCAATTTCATTGCTGGTCGCACTGAGCATATCCATCCTCATCAATCGAATTGCAACGGCGGCGCTGACGCATACCGGACTTTCGCGAGAGTCCGCTCGCTTTCAAGCCCGTTCGGCTTTTTCCGGCGTGGGTTTCACGACGAACGAAGCAGAGAACGTGGTCAACCATCCCGTTCGCCGAAAGATACTCATGTTCTTGATGCTCTTGGGAAACGCGGGAATTATCACCGTTATTTCCTCGATGATCTTGACCTTCGTTGATCCCCGTAATAGCGAGTCGAGCCTTCTGCTGCGCGCCGCCGTCATCGTGGCTGGAATTGCTGTTCTCTGGACCGCGTCCTACAGCAAGTGGCTTGATCAGCACCTCTCGCGCATCATCCGCTGGGCGCTGGCTCGCTGGACTGATCTCGACGTGCGCGACTACGCCAGCCTGCTGCATCTCGGGGGAGACTACTCGGTCATGGAACTTCTGGTGCAGCCGAACGACTGGATGTCCGGACGAACACTGGCCGAACTCGGCCTGCGCGAGGAGGGTGTACTCGTTCTGGGAATCCAGCCTCGAAGCGATGCTTATGTTGGGGCGCCGACCCGCAACACGCGGATTCATCCGGGTGATACGATGCTGCTCTACGGGCGCGATCGCACGCTGGCGTCATTGGACCGTCGGAAGAAGGAAATCGGCGGACAGCTTGCCCATGTGGATGCCGTTGCCGAGCAGCGTCGAATTGAAGAGGAAACGGATCGCACACTGGAAAAGCGTGAGCGGTCCTTGGGTGATGTCGGGGAAAGCGGCGGATCAGCCGTTGCAGGCGATCAATGAGCGTGCCCGCCTTCGGCGGGTGCGGCTGGATCGACATTGCCAGCCTTCTGCATAAGTGAATCCGAGTGAATGAGACTGTAAACCGCAGGAACGAGGACAAGCGTAACCAGCGTTGAGAAGAGCAAGCCACCCACGACGGCACGAGCCAACGGAGCTTGTGCGTCGGCGCCCTCGCCTATGCCCAGTGCCAGGGGCAGGAGCCCGAGGATAGTCGTCGTCGTTGTCATCAGTATGGGGCGCAAACGTCGGCGGCCGGCAACGCTCACGGCCGCTCGGGTATCCATGCCCTCACGCCGAAGCCTACCAGCCTGATCAACCAGTAAAATCGCGTTGTTTACAACAATTCCGCCCAGCATAATGCACCCGATATACGACTGGATATTCAGCGTGGTGTCCGTCAGGAAGAGTGTCACGAGAACGCCGATGACGGCCATGGGAACCGACATCATTACGACGATCGGGTCTCTCAAGGACTCATACTGGCAGGCCAGCACCATGTAAACCAGAACCACGGCCATGGCGAGCGTAAGAAGTAACTCCTGAAATGCCTCCTGCTGTTCTTCATAGTTTCCGGCGAGTCGGAATTCATATCCGGCCGGTCGAGGAATGGCCGCCAGCATAGCCTGTATGTCACTTGCAACGCTTCCGAGATCGCGATCGGCAATGTTGGCCGTTACGGTCGCCAGACGTTGCTGGTCCTTACGATCAATCTGGATCGGACCGCGGCTGGCTGTCGTGGAGACAACGTTGCGAAGAGCCACCTGTTCGCCGGAAGAGGTGCTCAAGGTCAGATCGAGCACCTCATCGATCGACTTCTTCTCGGCATCTTGGAGTTGCACGAGGATGCGGTGAGAGTCCCCCGCGCTGCGGAATTCGCCTGCTTCCGTCCCTGCTACCGCCGTCTCCAGGGCCTCGGCAACATCACGGACGCTCAGCCCGAGATCGGCAGCTTTCTCGCGATTGACGGAAAGCTCCTCCTGGGGAATGCCTGCCTTGCGACTGATGTCGATGTCGGTCACGCCCGGGACGTCACGAATGCGCTCGGCGGCGCGCTCCGCCAATGCATCGAGCACGCCCAGTTCATAACCCCGAATCTCCACGATGATTCCTTCCGATCCGCCCAGAATACGATCGAGAAGAAACTGCCCCTGCGGAGCACGTACGCGGATCTCCATTCCGGGAATGTTGCCCAGAAGTCGCCCCCGCAGATCATCGGCCACGGCGATATTCGATCGGGTCCGCTGCGCGACAGGAAGCAAGGAAATCCGCAGGTCAGCCTCGGCGTTTTCCTGTGCCTCCGCGACGATCGCCACGGCTTCGGGCACCGCCTCGGTAACGATTTCTTCCATGCGCCTCGTCTGCCGATCGACAAGCTCCAGCTTGGTACCGACTTCCATCTCACCGCTGACGCGTACTTCTCCTTCGTCGCTGGGCGGTAGAAACTCGGTTCCGATGAGCGGAATGAGCAGAAGGCTGGCACCCAGCAGGACTGCGGCCGTTACGCAAGTGAGTATGCGCGCCGACAGCACGGACCGCAGGAGGTTGGCGTACGCGTCATTCAGCGCATCGAAGGCTCGCTCGCTCATGTCCGACAGCCGTCCGATCCATGCCCAGCGGCCGGCATGCCTGCGATGAAGCTCCTCGGGAGACTCGACCAGCCTCGAAGCGAGCATGGGAATCAGGGTTAGCGAAACCAGCAGCGAGCACGCCAGGGAGAAGACAATGACGAATGCCAATTCCTGGAAGAGGATCCCCGTGACGCCACGGACAAAGACCAGGGGGAGAAAAATGACCAGCGTCGTGATGGTGCTGGCGATCACTGCCGACGCCACTTCACCGGTTCCCCGAACGGCCGCCTCATATTTCCCTTCGTGCTCTTGATCGCGTCGGCGGAATATGTTCTCCAGGACGACGATCGAGTTATCCACCATCATCCCGACGCCCAGCGCCAGGCCGCCCAGGGTCATCAGGTTCAGCGTAAAGCCGCCGAAGAACAGCACGGCGAACGTCGCGATGACCGAAATGGGAATAGCCAGGGAGATGACGATCGTGCTGCGAATGTTTCGAAGAAAGAGCAGAAGCACGACGATGGCCAATCCGCCACCGTAGAAGACGGAACGGGCTACGTTGGCGATAGATCGCTCGATGAAATTCCCCTGATTGATCACCGGCACGACCTTGATGTGCGGATAGGCGGCGTTGATTTCCCTGATTTCTTCCAGGATCCGTCGCGAAACCTCCACGGTGTTGGCCGTCGCCTCCTTGCGGATGGCGACGCGAATGCCCCGAACGCCGTTGATACGCTCGATCTCTGTCAGCCTTTCGTACGTGTCCAACACCCGGGCGATCTGGCCGATGGTCACCGGCGCCCCCTGGCGCATGGCCACGACCGTACCCCGTATCTCGCTCATGTCCTCAAACTCCGCCGGTGCGCGTAGGGTCACTTCGTAGCGCCCCTGTTCGATACGTCCGGCGGGAAGGTCCAGGTTGGCGTCTCGCACTGCGGAGAGAACGAGATTCAGGGGGATGTTGAGAGCATTGATTTTGGTTTCGTCTATCTCGATGCGAATCTCGCGATTGAATCCTCCCCACAGGTCCACCTGGGCTACGCCGGGAATGCGGCCGAATCGATAGCGGACCTGGTCCTCGACAAGTTCCGTGAGCTCGACGGGGTCCATGTCGCTCGAAACACCGAGCAGGACCACGGGAAAGCTGGCGACGTCAAACTTGCGTATGCGGGGACGCTCGATCTCCTCCGGCAGTTCGTTTAGCTCGTCCTCGAGCGTGGATCGGACATCGATTGCCGCCTCGTCGATCTCGGTGCCCCATGCGAACGTAACTCGGACGGAGCTCCGCCCTTCTTCCAACGTACTCGAAATCTCCTTGACGCCGGTAACGGTGGCGACGATCTCCTCGATGATTTGCGTGACCTGCTGCTCGATGACCTCCGGGCTAGCCCCACGGTACTCGGTTCGAATGGTCAGCGTGGGGAGCTCGACGGAGGGCAGAAGATCGATGCGCAAACGGTGCAGTGCGAAGGCGCCGATCACGATCACGATCAACGTGATCATGGTTGTCGTAATGGGTCGGTTTACGCAGGCGCGCGGGAGATTCATTCGAATTCTGGTTCCGCGGTTTCAGCTACCGTAATCGCGGCGCCATCTTCCAGAAGATGCTGCCCGAGAACCACGACGTAGCCGGTCAGCTGCGGACGAATGATCTGGACGCGATCACCCCGTACAATCCCGGTTTCGACGGGATGCTCCGAAACAAGGCCCTTATCCACGTCCGCCGCAAATACCACCTCCCGACCACCTCGCTGCACAAGTGCGGCAGCCGGAACAATCGTCTCCGCATGCGCCTCGCGCAGTACCACGCGCACGCGAACGAACATGCCGGGACGAAGCAAGTGACGCGGGTTTTCCACGCGGAGCTCGATGAGCGCCTGTCGTGATGACTCACGGAAGACCGGGGCGATTCGGATGACTTCCGCTTCGAATTCTTCACCCGGGCGGGCGTCCGTTGTCAGTGTCGCCTCCTGTCCGACTTTCAGCTGAGCGTAGTCCCCTTCCGTAACAGAAACGACCGCCTTAAGCGGGTCGAGCCCCACGATTGCCAAAATGGGATCGCCGGGCTGCAATGTGTCGCCTGCGTCTTCGTAGCGCATCCCCACGGTTCCACGATCGGGGCCGCCTTGCCAGGCAGCGCGCACGCTCGTGTATCCGAGTTGGATGTTGGCGATTTCGAGAGCCGCAGCCGCCTGTCGCACCCGTGCCTCGGCCAAGGCCACTGCGGCCTTACGCGATGCTAGTTGGGTCGTGACCTCGCTGAACTCGACCTCCGAAGCCACGCCGCGCTCGCGCAAGGCATCAAGCCGATTGAAATCGTAGGTTACCCGGTCGAGTTCTGCTTGAGCCTGGAGCAGCTCAGCTTTGCGCACGGCGAGTTCAGCGTTCGCCTGCGCCGCGGCCTGTACGAACTCCTCGTCGTCCAGCTCGGCAACGACCTCGCCCCGTGGAACATCATCCCCCAGATCCACGTTGATCTTCCGAATCAGGCCGCCAACTTTGGCGGCGACGTCGAACCGCGTCGATGCTTCGAGCGTACCGCTGAGGACTCGTATATCCTGCATCAGCCCACTTCCCACCGGAGCGATTTCAACGGCGATTGGAGCCCGAGACGCCCCTTCTTTGGCAGAATCGGGCGCTGAATGCCGAACCAGTGCCCGCCAGGCTACCAGGGCCCCGGAAACAACCACGAGAATTCCAACAAGTGCCGCCCCGCCGTGAGATCTCATGCCCCGATTATTACAAGTTCCCTTCCGGTGGCCACTTGCTATCCGAAGGCCGGCAGATTTGAAGAGACAGCTTAATTTCTCGCTGTTACGGTCGCCTGACTGTTGCAGATCGAGACGAATACCTATTCTATTGGTTGCCTGGGAAGAACGGACCGAGACGCTGGCGCAACGACTGGTCGTTCCTTCCCCGCTAATGCCCGGGCGCGGAGAATTCGCGGCGTGTCTCCCAAGGGTGACGCTTCGTTTATCGACAGGGCGTTGGATCCGGTCCCGCGACCACTTCGGGGGCTAGTCCGGCTTGCGCTTGGCATTAACCGCTTGGAGGATGCCTATCGTCGAACTCGCTTTCGTTTGCAAACAAACGAGGACTTGTTTGAGCAATCGTTGGACAGTTTGGGCGTGACGCTCGGCGTTTCCAATGACGAAATGGCGCTGATTCCTCCGGAGGGACCGCTACTCATCGCGGCGAACCACCCCCATGGAATGCTCGACGGCTTGCTCCTCGCAGCAGCGGTCAGCCGGGTGCGCACAGATGTGAAAATCCTCGCAAACACGATGCTGGGGATGATACCCGAGCTTCGTGAACATCTGATTACGGTTGATCCGTACGGCGGGCCGGAAGCTCATGTCTCAAATATCGGCGCCATGCGCGCGGCGGCGGAATGGCTGCGGCAGCGCGGCGCCCTGATCGTATTTCCTGCCGGGGATGTGGCGCACCTGCGGCTGTCCTCCCGTTCCGTGGACGAATCGGAATGGAGCCCGACCGTAGCCCGTCTCATCCGTCGTTTCGAGGCAACGGTTGTCCCTGCTTTCATCGATGGAAGAAATAGCTCTGCCTTTCAGTTCCTTGGATTGCTGCACCCGCGCGTTCGTACCGCGTTGATGGTTCGCGAGCTCTTGAACAAGCGGGGCTCCACAATCTGGTTGCGCCTCGGGACCCCCATTCCAGTCCAGACATCGAAACGTCGGGAGTCTGCGGCGTCGTTGACGGGATATATGCGGTTTCGGACCTTTCTGCTTGGTCGAACGCACTCTGCTGCTCCACCGGTTCCTCCGAATCGAACGCTGGCTCCTGTGGCGGCGCCGGAGCCGATCGAGAATGTTCGACGAGAAATCGGTGAGCAAGGTGAGTTCGAGCTGGTCAGAGCGGGCCCGCTTCGCGTTTATTGCTGCCCGGCGGCGCGGATCCCGCGCGCGTTGCGGGAAATCGGCCGTCTGCGGGAATGCACATTCCGGGCCGTGGGAGAAGGCAGCGGCCTGAGCATCGATCTCGATCGATTCGATTCATACTACCAGCACCTGCTGCTCTGGGATGATGAGCGAGGGCAGGTGGCCGGTGCATATCGGTTGGGACTGACGGACGAAATTGTCGCGCAATTCGGCATCTCCGGTTTGTACACGAATACGCTATTCCGCTACGGCAAGCGACTCCTGAGGCAACTTGGTCCCGCCGTCGAGTTGGGACGCTCGTTTGTGACGCCCGAGTATCAGCGCTCGTACGCCGCTTTGCTGCTGCTGTGGAAGGGAATCGCGGCGTTCGTGCGACTCAATCCCCGTTATCGCGTGCTGCTCGGTGCGGTCAGCATCAGCGCCGAATACGACTCGATGACAAAGCGACTGTTGATGGCCTTCCTCCGCGCAAACCACCGTGACCGTAATCTCTCGGGGCTGGTCATCCCCCGCCGGCCGCCGCGTTTTCCTCGTTTGCGTCCGGCCGAGACCCGGCTCCTGAAGGTAATGGCTAGAACCATCGATGACGCAGAATCGCTGGTTCGTGAAATCGAACAGAACCGACGTGGCGTCCCCGTGCTCGTACGGCAATATTTACAGCTCAACGCCAAGCTGCTCGGCTTCAACATCGATCGCGAGTTCGGAGACG encodes:
- a CDS encoding efflux RND transporter periplasmic adaptor subunit, with protein sequence MTERATPTTQELRSILMRWSLVLFACGLFAVWATWRLSGAAERLPSQGTTSTTKSLEEREVEYWTCSMHPQVRESHAGKCPICGMELVPQYEGNEEIGLQPASSSSLMQTGGHEHSENAEETSPDQAWYRCTMPECGDQGSSDPNSRCPVCGMKRERIDTGGNGTGSFEIKLSDRARRLAEVETEPVRERLLFRRIRTVGRIAYDETRYKMVSAWVGGRIDRLFADFTGMHVTKGDHLVEIYSPELLSSQEEYLQALRATRPQAGASGTLTRRNGDQLLDAARRKLELLGITDDQIAAIERSGQPLMHLVIYAPLGGTVLAKQAMEGMYVKTGDPLYTIADLRNLWLLVDLYEPDLPWVKPFQQVRVTTRSLPGETFTGEIFFVDPSVDPKTRTVDVRIHVDNPDLRLKPGMWVTAEIEAALGPDGEGTIPAPRGAYACPMHPWETADEPGPCPLCQMTMVPVGELPQYSKPTSPFPVLSAPRDAVMQTGERALVYVETAPATYRGVEVTLGPLAQAEDGEGYYPIFSGLRSGEPVVTRGNFAIDSQMQLAGKPSLFTVRGFAVDDSDPMKARGESAPVGQSSAGQSAIVQTHCPVMGGEIDPTVFIDYKGAKIYFCCWGCDEKFRAEPEKYIPKLPESIQKQIRDADSRDTEKQTLCPVMGGEIDPKVYTDFHGVRIYFCCPPCIDKFTSEPEKYIDNLPKTVAEKIRQSRSHGG
- a CDS encoding TolC family protein produces the protein MNRFVHRACLVRIFLPAGVLVTGCATFNKTQSEVTRALHDWQRPRAAWGEMRPAHQQSPPELGESKEVFSAEPARPIDQYVQQALRNNPGIQAAISDTQAKLRRIPQVTSLPDPTIRAAVRPEPIQTAAGDMYFTLGVNQTIPLLARLERAGNVAAAEARVALEQLNMRRQQLVADVETAFWQVYRIDRFLEITRENRQLIEDLRSVVETRYKVGGVPQQDLLRVDTELGKLRDDEFRLGKQRNAAAASLNQLRAQPAQSDVRQTTATPARDIAGDVDRVMALATDHNPSLAMLQRRIDQNQEQLELARLGYWPDISLGFEWNYLEGRDAYIPPLNITTGQRPPINRKSEVGDDNWALTFQVNLPIWSGRVQGAIHEARERLASSESELADARNKTAFRVFDAWSRIQASRHSLEVLNAELIPEARQAYEVTLIGYQSGNADFVTLIDAWRRWLEFELMRHRETANLETAFAELQREAGVQLIPDSDADASTGE
- a CDS encoding rhodanese-like domain-containing protein; its protein translation is MQPIDIDKLMELRKQKTDLAVINVLPSERFRRRHIPNSQKIPLGASDFAEQVEKAAGGRDRPVVVYCASEDCDASPKAAANLESAGFTDVYDFTGGMEAWQEAGRPVQAGWSPED
- a CDS encoding TrkA C-terminal domain-containing protein; the encoded protein is MIAAISLLVALSISILINRIATAALTHTGLSRESARFQARSAFSGVGFTTNEAENVVNHPVRRKILMFLMLLGNAGIITVISSMILTFVDPRNSESSLLLRAAVIVAGIAVLWTASYSKWLDQHLSRIIRWALARWTDLDVRDYASLLHLGGDYSVMELLVQPNDWMSGRTLAELGLREEGVLVLGIQPRSDAYVGAPTRNTRIHPGDTMLLYGRDRTLASLDRRKKEIGGQLAHVDAVAEQRRIEEETDRTLEKRERSLGDVGESGGSAVAGDQ
- a CDS encoding efflux RND transporter permease subunit; this translates as MNLPRACVNRPITTTMITLIVIVIGAFALHRLRIDLLPSVELPTLTIRTEYRGASPEVIEQQVTQIIEEIVATVTGVKEISSTLEEGRSSVRVTFAWGTEIDEAAIDVRSTLEDELNELPEEIERPRIRKFDVASFPVVLLGVSSDMDPVELTELVEDQVRYRFGRIPGVAQVDLWGGFNREIRIEIDETKINALNIPLNLVLSAVRDANLDLPAGRIEQGRYEVTLRAPAEFEDMSEIRGTVVAMRQGAPVTIGQIARVLDTYERLTEIERINGVRGIRVAIRKEATANTVEVSRRILEEIREINAAYPHIKVVPVINQGNFIERSIANVARSVFYGGGLAIVVLLLFLRNIRSTIVISLAIPISVIATFAVLFFGGFTLNLMTLGGLALGVGMMVDNSIVVLENIFRRRDQEHEGKYEAAVRGTGEVASAVIASTITTLVIFLPLVFVRGVTGILFQELAFVIVFSLACSLLVSLTLIPMLASRLVESPEELHRRHAGRWAWIGRLSDMSERAFDALNDAYANLLRSVLSARILTCVTAAVLLGASLLLIPLIGTEFLPPSDEGEVRVSGEMEVGTKLELVDRQTRRMEEIVTEAVPEAVAIVAEAQENAEADLRISLLPVAQRTRSNIAVADDLRGRLLGNIPGMEIRVRAPQGQFLLDRILGGSEGIIVEIRGYELGVLDALAERAAERIRDVPGVTDIDISRKAGIPQEELSVNREKAADLGLSVRDVAEALETAVAGTEAGEFRSAGDSHRILVQLQDAEKKSIDEVLDLTLSTSSGEQVALRNVVSTTASRGPIQIDRKDQQRLATVTANIADRDLGSVASDIQAMLAAIPRPAGYEFRLAGNYEEQQEAFQELLLTLAMAVVLVYMVLACQYESLRDPIVVMMSVPMAVIGVLVTLFLTDTTLNIQSYIGCIMLGGIVVNNAILLVDQAGRLRREGMDTRAAVSVAGRRRLRPILMTTTTTILGLLPLALGIGEGADAQAPLARAVVGGLLFSTLVTLVLVPAVYSLIHSDSLMQKAGNVDPAAPAEGGHAH
- a CDS encoding efflux RND transporter periplasmic adaptor subunit: MQDIRVLSGTLEASTRFDVAAKVGGLIRKINVDLGDDVPRGEVVAELDDEEFVQAAAQANAELAVRKAELLQAQAELDRVTYDFNRLDALRERGVASEVEFSEVTTQLASRKAAVALAEARVRQAAAALEIANIQLGYTSVRAAWQGGPDRGTVGMRYEDAGDTLQPGDPILAIVGLDPLKAVVSVTEGDYAQLKVGQEATLTTDARPGEEFEAEVIRIAPVFRESSRQALIELRVENPRHLLRPGMFVRVRVVLREAHAETIVPAAALVQRGGREVVFAADVDKGLVSEHPVETGIVRGDRVQIIRPQLTGYVVVLGQHLLEDGAAITVAETAEPEFE
- a CDS encoding lysophospholipid acyltransferase family protein, translated to MQTNEDLFEQSLDSLGVTLGVSNDEMALIPPEGPLLIAANHPHGMLDGLLLAAAVSRVRTDVKILANTMLGMIPELREHLITVDPYGGPEAHVSNIGAMRAAAEWLRQRGALIVFPAGDVAHLRLSSRSVDESEWSPTVARLIRRFEATVVPAFIDGRNSSAFQFLGLLHPRVRTALMVRELLNKRGSTIWLRLGTPIPVQTSKRRESAASLTGYMRFRTFLLGRTHSAAPPVPPNRTLAPVAAPEPIENVRREIGEQGEFELVRAGPLRVYCCPAARIPRALREIGRLRECTFRAVGEGSGLSIDLDRFDSYYQHLLLWDDERGQVAGAYRLGLTDEIVAQFGISGLYTNTLFRYGKRLLRQLGPAVELGRSFVTPEYQRSYAALLLLWKGIAAFVRLNPRYRVLLGAVSISAEYDSMTKRLLMAFLRANHRDRNLSGLVIPRRPPRFPRLRPAETRLLKVMARTIDDAESLVREIEQNRRGVPVLVRQYLQLNAKLLGFNIDREFGDVLDGLFYVDLTRVDKRVLARYMGLEAAEAFLSAHALPVAQSLGTYEPV